One region of Micromonospora ureilytica genomic DNA includes:
- a CDS encoding TetR/AcrR family transcriptional regulator, with the protein MVRAVPDTHGEILAAAARQFTVTGYRGTSLQDIAREVGCSKATVLYHFANKEALLAELMAPAIEVLRDLDDQLNGLTGAAAQDVAAQGFVDLAVRFRREIAVLRGEFPELLCQPAFAHIQQISDRLRDALAGHSDRPGARIAALVLLAGISEACAEFTDIPDDELRPALLTLARRAVEPVDAPLPHPPTTEDKDS; encoded by the coding sequence GCGGCGGCGCGGCAGTTCACGGTGACCGGCTACCGGGGCACCTCCCTGCAGGACATCGCCCGGGAGGTCGGCTGCTCCAAGGCCACGGTGCTCTACCACTTCGCCAACAAGGAAGCCCTGCTCGCCGAGCTGATGGCCCCCGCGATCGAGGTGCTCCGCGACCTCGACGACCAGCTCAACGGCCTGACCGGGGCAGCCGCCCAGGACGTCGCCGCACAGGGCTTCGTCGACCTCGCGGTCCGGTTCCGGCGGGAGATCGCCGTACTGCGCGGCGAGTTCCCGGAGCTGCTGTGCCAACCCGCCTTCGCGCACATCCAGCAGATCTCCGATCGGCTGCGGGACGCGCTGGCCGGGCACTCCGACCGGCCAGGCGCCCGGATCGCCGCGCTGGTGCTTCTCGCCGGCATCTCCGAGGCATGCGCCGAGTTCACCGACATCCCCGACGACGAACTGCGCCCCGCCCTGCTCACCCTCGCCCGGCGGGCCGTCGAACCCGTCGACGCACCCCTGCCCCATCCACCCACGACCGAGGACAAGGACTCCTGA